A stretch of the Papaver somniferum cultivar HN1 chromosome 6, ASM357369v1, whole genome shotgun sequence genome encodes the following:
- the LOC113286066 gene encoding lamin-like protein: MRRLAITTLVIVSLLMKPCEALKHDVGGTKYNGWAPNKMNYTSDWASHEQFYVGDWLYWGFDEPRINRQLYSVFEVNKTDYESCSTDHPLYNISKGGGRDVYQLNHSRPYYFISGGGFCWQGMKLTVVVHELPPAPTEAPSSGGSTYLSASLPGIFAIAAATALGAVL, translated from the exons ATGAGAAGATTGGCGATAACAACACTTGTTATTGTTTCGTTGTTGATGAAACCCTGTGAAGCACTTAAACACGATGTCGGGGGGACTAAATATAATGGTTGGGCACCAAATAAGATGAACTATACATCAGATTGGGCTAGCCATGAACAATTCTATGTTGGTGATTGGCTTT ATTGGGGATTTGATGAGCCAAGGATAAATAGGCAGCTGTATAGCGTGTTTGAAGTGAACAAGACAGATTATGAATCATGTTCAACAGATCATCCTCTTTACAATATATCGAAAGGAGGAGGACGCGACGTATACCAACTTAATCATTCTAGACCCTATTATTTCATCAGCGGCGGAGGTTTTTGTTGGCAAGGTATGAAGCTCACTGTTGTGGTTCATGAACTACCGCCAGCACCAACAGAAGCACCGTCGTCCGGTGGGTCGACCTATTTGTCTGCAAGTTTGCCTGGCATATTCGCGATTGCTGCAGCAACCGCACTCGGAGCCGTCTTATAA